From the Simplicispira suum genome, the window GCCAACCCCCGTCATTGATTTTCCTCGAGTAGTTCTTTCGAACTACTCCCCTGGGTAAACCCTCGTCCTTCTTTTCCGCTGCACCCCTCCACCTGAAGGATAGCCAGCGGCGCCACCGTGCGCCAACATCGCTTCACTCATTCAAAAGAGAGGAAAAGCGCAAATGGCTACCGCCCCGCTCACTGCAGGCAAGGGTCCCGAAAAGGGACGAGAAGCCTGGTCCGTGCTCATCGTGAGCACCCTGGCCTTTACGGTCTGCTTCATGGTGTGGATGATGTTCGCTGTCATCGGCATCCCGCTCAAGAAGACCCTGGGGCTCAACGCCACCGAATTTGGCCTGCTGACGGCCATGCCCGTGCTCTCGGGCTCGCTTATCCGCGTGCCGCTGGGCATCTGGACCGACAAGTACGGCGGCCGCATCGTCATGGCCGTCTTGCTGGCCATCACGGTGCCCGCCATCTGGTTCATGGCCTACGCCACGCAGTATTGGCACTTTCTGGTCATTGGCCTGGTGTTGGGCTTGGCCGGTGGCTCGTTCTCGGTCGGTACGCCCTACGTGGCACGCTGGTTCCCCAGGGACCGCCAGGGTATGGCCATGGGCGTGTTTGGCGCCGGCAATTCGGGCGCGGCGGTGAACAAGTTTGTGGCGCCGGCGCTGGTCGTGGCCTTCGGCTGGACCATGGTGCCCAAGGTGTACGCCGTGATCATGCTGATTACGCTCATCATCTTCTGGTTCGGCAGCTCCAGCGATCCGCGCCATCTGGTGTCATCGAAGGTGAAGTTCATGGACCAGCTCAAGGCGCTGAAGGACCCGCGTGTGCTCAAGTACTGCCAGTACTACAGCATCGTCTTCGGCGGCTACGTGGCGCTCTCCTTGTGGATGGTGCAGTACTACGTCGGTGAATATGGCCTGGACATCCGCATCGCAGCCTTGCTTGCAGCCTGCTTCTCGCTGCCCGGTGGCGTGCTGCGCGCCATCGGCGGCTGGTTGTCGGACAAGTACGGTGCGCACAGCGTCACCTGGTGGGTGATGTGGGTGAGCTGGATTTGCCTGTTCCTGCTGAGCTATCCGCAGACCGACTTCACCATCCAGACCATCAACGGTGTGCAGACCTGGCACTTGGGCCTGAACGTGTACGCCTTCACCGGCCTCATGTTTGCGCTTGGTATCGCGTTCGCGTTCGGCAAGGCCAGCGTTTTCAAGTATGTCAGCGACGACTACCCCGAGAACATCGGCACCGTCAGCGGCATCGTCGGTCTGGCCGGCGGTCTGGGCGGCTTCGTTCTGCCCATCATGTTCGGCATGCTGGTGGACATCACCGGCATCCGTTCCAGCGCCTTCATGCTGATGTACGCGGTGGTCTGGGTTTCGCTCATCTGGATGTACTGGACCGAAGTGCGCAGGGCCAGCCCCATGGGCGATCAGAGCAAATCTCTTTCCCTCCAAAACTGAGCCACTGCGGCCAGAACCTTCATCATGAACAACAAAACCACCAGCGGCGCCGACATTGTCGATTGGCGCCCCGAGGACGAACAGTTCTGGGAATCCACCGGCAAGAAGATTGCCTACCGCAATCTCTGGATTTCCATTCCGGCCCTGCTTTGCGGCTTCGCTGTCTGGGGCATGTGGGGCATCATCACGGTGCAAATGCTCAACCTGGGCTATCCGTTCAGCCAGGCCGAACTGTTCACCCTGACCGCCATCGCTGGCCTGGCGGGCGCGACGATGCGCATCCCGGCTTCGTTCCTGATCCGGCTCTCGGGTGGGCGCAACACCATTTTCCTCACCACTGCCATGCTGCTGGCCCCGGCCATCGGCACCGGCATCGTGCTGCAGCATCCGGAGTGGCCGCTGTGGTCCTTTCAGCTGATGGCCTTGTGGTGCGGTGTGGGGGGCGGCAACTTCGCCTCTTCGATGTCCAACATCTCCACCTTCTTTCCCAAGCGCCTGCAAGGCACCGGGCTGGGTCTGAATGCGGGCCTGGGCAATTTCGGCGTGACCACAATGCAGATCGTCATCCCTTTGGTGATGACCGTGCCCTTGCTGGGATCGCTCGGCGGTGAGTCGATGACGCTGCAAAAGGAAAGCGGCTGGATTTTTGGCGCGATCCAGCCGGGTACGGCCACCTGGATTCAGAACGCCGGCTTTGCCTGGGTGTTGTCACTGGTGCCGCTGTCCATCCTGTGCTGGTTTGGCATGAACAACCTCAAAACAGTCTCGCCGGACACAGGCAACCCGATCACGGCCTTCCTGAAAATCATCTGGCTCTACACGCTCTCGTTCATTCCAGCGGGGGTCGGCCTGTATCTCTACCTGCCAGCGCCCAGTGGCCTGGGGATGCTGAACATGTGGCTTGCCATGCCGCTCATCATCGTGAGCACGCTGATGGTGATGAAGCTCACCGCATTTGGCGCGATGAAGGAAAACGTTGCCAAGCAGTTCGCGATCTTCAGTAACAAACACACTTGGTCGCTTACCATCCTGTACATCGTCACTTTCGGTTCCTTCATTGGCTTTTCGATGGCGTTGCCGCTGTCGATGAAAGTCATCTTTGGTATCAGCCATGTGCCCGACGCCAACGGCATCCTGCAACACACACTGGTCAACCCCAACGGACCGCCCGTGTTGGCCTACGCCTGGATCGGCCCCTT encodes:
- a CDS encoding MFS transporter, whose protein sequence is MNNKTTSGADIVDWRPEDEQFWESTGKKIAYRNLWISIPALLCGFAVWGMWGIITVQMLNLGYPFSQAELFTLTAIAGLAGATMRIPASFLIRLSGGRNTIFLTTAMLLAPAIGTGIVLQHPEWPLWSFQLMALWCGVGGGNFASSMSNISTFFPKRLQGTGLGLNAGLGNFGVTTMQIVIPLVMTVPLLGSLGGESMTLQKESGWIFGAIQPGTATWIQNAGFAWVLSLVPLSILCWFGMNNLKTVSPDTGNPITAFLKIIWLYTLSFIPAGVGLYLYLPAPSGLGMLNMWLAMPLIIVSTLMVMKLTAFGAMKENVAKQFAIFSNKHTWSLTILYIVTFGSFIGFSMALPLSMKVIFGISHVPDANGILQHTLVNPNGPPVLAYAWIGPFVGAAIRPVGGWISDKLGGSIVTQWVCAAMVVAGVAVGYVMQLAYQSATPEEYFFIFLTLFIVLFAASGIGNGSTFRTIGVIFDRQQAGPVLGWTSAVAAYGAFIAPVVIGQQIKLGTPQMAMYGFAVFYALCLLLNWWFYLRKNAEIKNP
- a CDS encoding MFS transporter, yielding MATAPLTAGKGPEKGREAWSVLIVSTLAFTVCFMVWMMFAVIGIPLKKTLGLNATEFGLLTAMPVLSGSLIRVPLGIWTDKYGGRIVMAVLLAITVPAIWFMAYATQYWHFLVIGLVLGLAGGSFSVGTPYVARWFPRDRQGMAMGVFGAGNSGAAVNKFVAPALVVAFGWTMVPKVYAVIMLITLIIFWFGSSSDPRHLVSSKVKFMDQLKALKDPRVLKYCQYYSIVFGGYVALSLWMVQYYVGEYGLDIRIAALLAACFSLPGGVLRAIGGWLSDKYGAHSVTWWVMWVSWICLFLLSYPQTDFTIQTINGVQTWHLGLNVYAFTGLMFALGIAFAFGKASVFKYVSDDYPENIGTVSGIVGLAGGLGGFVLPIMFGMLVDITGIRSSAFMLMYAVVWVSLIWMYWTEVRRASPMGDQSKSLSLQN